The Ensifer adhaerens genome contains a region encoding:
- a CDS encoding sigma-70 family RNA polymerase sigma factor — protein MELDVMNTEDFEDRLRELRPRLHRYCARMTGSAVDGEDVLQDTLIKAVQARADGVVVDNLEGWLLRIAHNTSLDFLRRRSRHKIVPLLDDMEDAPLPEADIVAIGFQTFLQLPELQRCAVILKDVLGHSIEEIAAIAECTPAAAKSALQRARVALRHLTERPEDMRLPLMSDANRHKLASFVRFFQGGDFDAIRAMLADDVKLELVNRLKLEGREGISRYFTRYAQETKWRFALGAIEGRPAMLVFDSAGPMKKPAHFVVLDWRGDEIAAIRDFLFAPYVLETVDWVRLA, from the coding sequence ATGGAACTCGATGTCATGAATACGGAAGACTTCGAGGATCGCTTGAGGGAACTCCGGCCGCGGTTGCACCGCTATTGCGCGCGCATGACCGGCTCGGCCGTGGATGGTGAGGATGTGCTGCAGGACACGCTGATCAAGGCCGTGCAGGCGCGGGCGGATGGCGTGGTGGTGGACAATCTCGAAGGCTGGCTGCTGCGCATCGCCCACAACACCAGTCTGGATTTTTTGCGCCGGCGGTCCAGGCACAAGATCGTCCCGCTGCTCGATGACATGGAAGACGCCCCGCTGCCCGAGGCGGACATCGTCGCGATCGGCTTTCAAACCTTCCTGCAACTGCCGGAACTTCAGCGCTGTGCGGTGATCCTGAAGGATGTGCTTGGTCATTCGATCGAGGAAATCGCCGCTATCGCCGAGTGTACGCCGGCGGCGGCCAAATCGGCGCTGCAGCGCGCCAGGGTGGCGCTCAGGCACCTGACCGAACGCCCGGAGGATATGCGGCTGCCGCTGATGTCCGACGCGAACCGGCACAAACTGGCAAGTTTCGTGCGCTTCTTTCAGGGCGGCGACTTCGATGCCATCCGCGCCATGCTGGCCGACGATGTAAAACTTGAGCTGGTCAACAGGCTGAAGCTGGAGGGTCGCGAGGGCATCAGCCGCTATTTCACCCGCTATGCGCAGGAGACAAAGTGGCGTTTCGCGCTCGGCGCAATCGAAGGGCGGCCGGCCATGCTGGTTTTCGACAGTGCCGGCCCCATGAAAAAACCGGCGCATTTCGTCGTTCTCGATTGGCGTGGAGACGAGATCGCCGCGATCCGCGATTTTCTCTTCGCCCCCTATGTGCTTGAAACCGTTGATTGGGTTCGTCTGGCTTGA
- a CDS encoding class I SAM-dependent methyltransferase — MSLASDAHFWDRTSRRYAKGTIADPAAYEHTLDRTRALLLPDDRVLELGCGTGTTAFRLAGDVRDYLATDFSTEMIAIARERYAVDLVPNLAFRSATAETLAAECGQFDAVLGFNYLHLVRDLPATLDNIHTLLASRGVFISKTPCVGDMNPLVRLLLLPAMRAVGLAPYAGTFSAAELSRHIVAAGFELLSAENHASASNDNRPYIVARKR; from the coding sequence ATGAGTTTGGCGAGCGACGCGCACTTCTGGGACCGGACGTCGCGGCGATACGCCAAGGGAACGATCGCGGACCCGGCCGCCTATGAACACACGCTCGACCGCACCCGCGCCTTGCTTCTGCCCGATGACCGCGTGCTCGAACTCGGTTGCGGCACGGGAACGACGGCGTTTCGGCTGGCGGGCGATGTGCGCGATTACCTTGCAACCGATTTTTCGACCGAGATGATCGCCATTGCCCGGGAGAGGTACGCCGTCGATCTGGTTCCGAACCTCGCCTTTCGCAGCGCGACGGCCGAAACGCTTGCGGCCGAATGTGGGCAGTTCGATGCGGTGCTGGGCTTCAACTACCTGCATCTCGTGCGCGATCTGCCCGCCACGCTCGACAACATCCATACCCTGCTTGCCTCCAGGGGCGTGTTCATCTCCAAGACGCCCTGCGTCGGCGACATGAACCCGCTCGTCCGGCTCCTGCTCTTGCCGGCGATGCGGGCCGTCGGACTGGCGCCCTATGCGGGAACTTTCAGCGCAGCAGAGCTCAGCCGGCACATCGTCGCCGCCGGCTTCGAGCTTCTGTCGGCGGAAAATCACGCATCGGCGAGCAACGACAACCGCCCCTACATCGTCGCCCGGAAGCGCTGA
- a CDS encoding DoxX family protein, with protein MSGPIASILDSRAFGILARVLLTLVFWSSGLAKLFDFNANVAIMEGFGLTPGWLFNSMTLILQIGASLLIILNRWVWLAAGALAVFTVLTIPIAHPFWLKEGEEAFRDMTVALEHVSVIGGLALVSIVSRRR; from the coding sequence ATGTCAGGCCCTATCGCAAGCATTCTCGATTCGCGCGCCTTCGGCATTCTCGCCCGCGTGCTGCTGACGCTCGTCTTCTGGTCAAGCGGCCTTGCCAAGCTCTTCGACTTCAACGCCAACGTCGCGATCATGGAAGGCTTCGGCCTGACGCCGGGATGGCTGTTCAATTCGATGACGTTGATCCTGCAGATCGGCGCCTCTCTGCTGATCATCCTCAACCGTTGGGTCTGGCTTGCCGCCGGGGCGCTCGCCGTCTTCACGGTGCTGACGATCCCGATCGCCCATCCTTTCTGGCTGAAGGAAGGCGAAGAGGCCTTCCGCGACATGACCGTGGCGCTGGAGCACGTCTCCGTGATCGGCGGCCTGGCGCTGGTATCGATCGTGTCGCGCAGGCGTTGA
- a CDS encoding ArsR/SmtB family transcription factor has translation MEQYSDRLDVIFQALADPTRRAVLARLGGGPASISDLARPFDMALPSFLKHIHYLEGSGLIRTHKEGRVRTCAIEKAQFTAVESWLSAQRALWEGRADRLEKFVTEHEEE, from the coding sequence ATGGAACAGTATTCAGACCGATTGGACGTGATCTTTCAGGCGCTCGCCGATCCCACCCGCCGTGCGGTGCTTGCGCGGCTCGGCGGCGGTCCGGCGAGCATCAGCGATCTCGCCAGACCCTTCGACATGGCCCTGCCGTCCTTCTTGAAGCACATCCACTACCTTGAAGGCAGCGGGCTCATCCGCACGCACAAGGAGGGCAGGGTGCGCACCTGCGCCATCGAGAAGGCGCAGTTCACCGCGGTAGAGAGCTGGCTTTCGGCGCAGCGCGCGCTCTGGGAAGGCCGCGCCGACCGGCTGGAAAAATTCGTCACTGAACACGAGGAGGAATGA
- a CDS encoding SRPBCC family protein produces the protein MIRSPDPELDLTMARIIKAPRATVWRAWSDPTRLEQWWVPEPARCKVIDMDLRPGGSFVTRISEGGGAFVPHINACFLAVDELSRIVFTDTLVAGWRPAENAFMTAIITLSDHPAGTEYAAHVMHRSGADRKMHEEMGFHDGWGTVAGQLARFVEQTH, from the coding sequence ATGATCCGCTCTCCCGATCCTGAACTCGACCTGACGATGGCGCGCATCATCAAGGCGCCGCGCGCGACGGTCTGGCGCGCCTGGAGCGATCCCACTCGGCTTGAGCAATGGTGGGTTCCTGAGCCGGCAAGATGCAAGGTGATCGACATGGATCTCAGGCCCGGCGGCAGTTTCGTGACGCGGATCAGCGAAGGCGGCGGCGCATTCGTGCCGCATATCAACGCCTGTTTTCTCGCGGTCGACGAACTCTCGCGCATCGTCTTCACCGACACGCTCGTTGCCGGTTGGCGGCCGGCGGAAAACGCCTTCATGACGGCGATCATCACCCTCAGCGATCATCCAGCCGGCACCGAATACGCTGCCCATGTAATGCATCGGAGCGGCGCGGACCGGAAGATGCACGAGGAGATGGGTTTTCACGACGGCTGGGGAACGGTTGCCGGGCAATTGGCCCGGTTCGTCGAGCAAACTCACTGA
- a CDS encoding dihydrofolate reductase family protein: MRNIVLQMMTTLNGRLDDPLAWMGTVVDEQYRAIDRLYAGYDTVLVGRTTYEEMVGYWPGALNDKAGGETNRVMAGRMHDYRKIVFSRTEEQAISRWHNAERAVVPDDAALSRYLTDLKAGPGRDIHLSGGASLAQTVIGLGLVDRYHFFVYPVVSPGEPWFARLRDKNELQLIGSEHYDNGVVGLHYATVRDAKSARPKSFSELIA; this comes from the coding sequence ATGCGCAATATCGTGCTGCAGATGATGACGACACTGAATGGCCGCCTCGACGATCCGCTTGCCTGGATGGGGACCGTGGTCGACGAGCAATACCGGGCGATCGACCGCCTTTACGCAGGCTACGACACGGTTCTGGTCGGCCGCACCACCTATGAGGAGATGGTCGGCTATTGGCCGGGCGCGCTGAACGACAAGGCGGGCGGCGAGACCAATCGGGTGATGGCAGGGCGTATGCACGACTATCGCAAGATCGTGTTCTCCCGCACCGAAGAGCAGGCGATCAGCCGCTGGCACAATGCCGAGCGGGCGGTGGTTCCTGATGATGCGGCGCTCTCGCGCTACCTGACCGACCTGAAGGCTGGGCCCGGCCGGGATATCCATTTGTCCGGCGGCGCGAGCCTGGCGCAGACGGTGATCGGCCTCGGCCTCGTCGACCGCTACCACTTCTTCGTCTACCCGGTCGTATCGCCCGGCGAACCATGGTTCGCCCGGCTTCGCGACAAGAACGAGCTGCAGCTGATTGGCAGCGAGCACTACGACAACGGCGTCGTTGGACTCCACTACGCGACGGTACGCGACGCAAAGTCAGCGCGACCGAAAAGCTTCTCGGAGCTCATCGCCTAA
- a CDS encoding MerR family transcriptional regulator, producing MTDSYFLAGRFGAATRLSPKALRLYAEQGLLVPAHVDPATGYRYYAATQASRARLIARLRQLGLPIARIARLIDLQPDVRLAELRAWLEVQSKRLEDQRELVEAIIRQSSGGDDPLVRAVAVRDVAPSKIVYRQHHVTVDALDAFTQSAETEIRGYLAQSGKSDDGPMTLHFHEPVNHDGKGLVEVAIGYDGSLEPTGDLRIRLQPAGREAFLAVAEPFETFPAVLRVYDAIEAWFEQSDDLSCFGSPYEIYPGRGGTRFDVAYPIVR from the coding sequence ATGACCGATTCCTACTTCCTTGCAGGGCGCTTCGGCGCCGCCACACGATTGTCGCCGAAAGCACTCAGGCTTTATGCCGAGCAGGGCCTGCTGGTGCCTGCCCATGTCGATCCCGCGACCGGTTACCGCTATTACGCCGCCACGCAGGCAAGCCGCGCCAGGCTGATTGCCCGGCTGCGGCAGCTGGGTCTGCCGATCGCCCGGATCGCGCGGCTGATCGATCTTCAGCCCGACGTTCGCCTCGCGGAGCTGCGCGCCTGGCTGGAGGTGCAGAGCAAACGGCTCGAGGATCAGCGCGAGCTGGTGGAGGCAATCATCCGGCAATCGAGCGGCGGCGACGATCCGCTGGTTAGGGCCGTTGCCGTGCGCGACGTCGCGCCTTCGAAAATCGTCTATCGCCAGCATCATGTGACGGTGGACGCGCTCGACGCCTTCACCCAAAGCGCCGAAACGGAGATCCGCGGCTATCTTGCGCAATCGGGCAAGAGCGACGACGGGCCGATGACGCTGCATTTCCACGAGCCGGTCAATCACGACGGCAAGGGTCTCGTCGAGGTCGCGATCGGCTATGACGGCAGTCTCGAACCCACTGGTGATCTGCGCATCCGCCTTCAGCCGGCAGGACGCGAAGCGTTCCTGGCCGTGGCCGAACCGTTCGAAACCTTTCCGGCCGTGCTCCGCGTCTATGACGCGATCGAAGCCTGGTTCGAGCAAAGCGACGATCTCAGCTGCTTCGGCAGCCCCTACGAAATCTACCCCGGCAGAGGCGGTACGCGCTTCGATGTCGCCTACCCCATCGTGCGCTAA
- the cml gene encoding CmlA/FloR family chloramphenicol efflux MFS transporter, which translates to MPDRNSLTWSYSLPAALLLMAPFDILASLAMDIYLPVVPDMPAILGTSPAVVQLTLSLYMLLLGLGQLLFGPLSDRVGRRPVLLGGATLFALASLGLAATTSAPVFVALRLVQAAGASAALVATFATVRDVYGARPEGVTIYGLFSAMLSFVPALGPIAGALISGAFGWRAIFLTLAMLGLAALGQALPRWSETRPDAAAPMRPRFRPMLASGAFWTYTLGFSTAMGAFFVFFSTAPRLLIDRAGYSQLGFSLAFATAAVVMIIATRFARGFVTRYGTSGCLARGMALIILGGLLLGAGEASAVPSFQSFVLPMWVIAFGIVMSASVTANGALKAFDAIAGTAVALYFSIQSLIVSLIGTGAVLLLGGDTAWPLVGYCLGMATITLLALAFLNRSENR; encoded by the coding sequence ATGCCCGATCGTAATTCCCTCACCTGGTCCTATTCGCTGCCGGCAGCACTTTTGCTGATGGCGCCCTTCGATATCCTGGCGTCGCTCGCCATGGACATTTACCTGCCCGTCGTGCCCGACATGCCGGCGATCCTCGGCACGTCGCCCGCAGTCGTCCAGCTCACGCTCAGCCTCTACATGCTGCTTTTGGGGCTGGGTCAGCTGCTGTTCGGCCCGCTGTCCGACCGCGTCGGCCGCCGTCCCGTTCTTCTCGGTGGCGCGACGCTATTTGCGCTGGCCTCGCTGGGACTGGCCGCAACCACCTCGGCACCGGTCTTCGTCGCCTTGCGGCTTGTCCAGGCGGCCGGCGCCTCGGCCGCACTGGTCGCGACCTTCGCGACCGTGCGCGACGTTTATGGCGCACGTCCGGAGGGTGTGACCATCTATGGCCTCTTCAGCGCCATGCTTTCCTTCGTGCCGGCGCTCGGGCCGATCGCCGGCGCGCTGATATCAGGCGCTTTCGGATGGCGGGCGATCTTCCTGACGCTTGCCATGCTTGGCCTTGCAGCACTCGGCCAGGCCTTGCCGCGGTGGTCGGAAACCCGGCCTGACGCCGCGGCACCGATGAGGCCGAGGTTCAGGCCCATGCTCGCAAGTGGCGCCTTCTGGACCTATACGCTTGGCTTCAGCACGGCGATGGGCGCGTTTTTCGTGTTCTTCTCCACGGCGCCACGCCTGCTCATCGATCGCGCCGGCTATTCGCAGCTCGGCTTCAGCCTGGCATTCGCCACCGCCGCCGTCGTGATGATCATCGCCACGCGCTTCGCCAGGGGCTTCGTCACCCGCTACGGGACCTCCGGTTGCCTCGCCCGCGGCATGGCCTTGATCATCCTCGGCGGGCTGCTGCTTGGCGCGGGCGAAGCCTCGGCGGTGCCGTCGTTCCAGAGCTTCGTGCTGCCAATGTGGGTGATCGCCTTCGGCATCGTCATGAGCGCCTCGGTCACCGCCAACGGAGCGCTCAAGGCCTTCGATGCCATCGCCGGGACGGCGGTCGCGCTCTACTTCTCGATCCAGAGCCTGATCGTCAGCCTCATTGGCACCGGCGCCGTTCTCCTGCTTGGCGGTGATACGGCCTGGCCGCTCGTCGGCTATTGCCTCGGCATGGCGACGATCACGCTGCTGGCGCTTGCGTTTCTCAACCGGAGCGAAAATCGATAG
- a CDS encoding BON domain-containing protein, giving the protein MPTEKSIYAHKDDDPHLIDDALADKVLRYIQYAAMIDTREISVMALGGIVVLSGHVAQASDIACAGDAAASVIGVTSVENRLAVMPGAAEADS; this is encoded by the coding sequence ATGCCGACAGAGAAGTCCATTTACGCGCACAAAGACGACGATCCGCATCTCATCGACGATGCGCTCGCCGACAAGGTGCTGCGCTACATCCAGTATGCGGCGATGATCGATACGCGCGAGATCTCGGTGATGGCGCTCGGCGGGATCGTGGTGCTTTCCGGTCATGTGGCGCAGGCATCCGACATCGCCTGCGCCGGCGATGCCGCAGCATCGGTGATCGGCGTCACCAGCGTCGAGAACCGGCTGGCGGTGATGCCGGGCGCGGCCGAGGCTGATAGCTGA
- a CDS encoding AEC family transporter gives MSDIFQNVLPIFILILAGWLLVRLGYLKPAVGEALGDFVFRVAVPILLFRTIAEADFKDGSPWPLWVAYFSGVAVTWTLGHVAATLVFGRDARMGVLAGVSSAFANTVFIGLPLVSRIVGEEGIVAISILLSVHLPVMMIAGTLLMERAERRAGGKPGQSPLQLLAGVARNLVRNPLVIGLACGAAFHLIGQPLGGPVKTVVDQLASMAAPAALISIGMALDKYGLAGNLGLASVTSVLKLAVMPAVVYASCHLLGLNDNWTTALVLTSAVPTGVNAWLIANHFNVGHGLASSTITLTTALGVISVSVWAYLLM, from the coding sequence ATGTCCGACATCTTCCAGAACGTCCTGCCCATCTTCATCCTGATCCTTGCCGGCTGGTTGCTGGTGCGCCTGGGTTACCTGAAACCGGCCGTCGGCGAAGCCTTGGGCGATTTCGTCTTTCGCGTCGCCGTGCCCATCCTGCTGTTTCGCACGATTGCGGAAGCGGATTTCAAGGACGGTTCGCCCTGGCCGCTCTGGGTCGCCTATTTCTCGGGCGTCGCGGTGACCTGGACGTTGGGACACGTGGCGGCGACGCTCGTCTTCGGGCGGGATGCGCGCATGGGGGTTCTCGCTGGCGTCTCCTCCGCCTTCGCCAACACGGTCTTCATCGGCCTGCCGCTGGTGTCGCGAATCGTCGGCGAGGAGGGCATCGTTGCGATCTCGATCCTGCTTTCGGTGCATCTGCCCGTCATGATGATAGCGGGCACGCTCTTGATGGAGCGTGCGGAGCGGCGCGCCGGCGGCAAGCCGGGGCAAAGCCCGCTGCAGCTCTTGGCCGGTGTCGCCCGCAATCTGGTGCGCAACCCGCTGGTGATCGGCCTTGCCTGCGGCGCCGCCTTCCACCTTATCGGCCAGCCGCTTGGCGGTCCGGTCAAGACCGTCGTCGATCAACTGGCGTCGATGGCAGCACCCGCGGCGCTGATCTCGATCGGCATGGCGCTGGATAAATACGGCCTTGCCGGCAATCTCGGGCTCGCTTCGGTGACGAGCGTCTTGAAGCTCGCCGTCATGCCGGCGGTCGTCTATGCGAGCTGCCACCTGCTCGGCCTCAACGACAACTGGACGACGGCGCTGGTGCTGACGTCGGCGGTGCCGACGGGTGTCAATGCCTGGCTGATCGCCAACCATTTCAATGTCGGCCATGGGCTGGCGTCCTCGACGATCACGCTGACGACTGCGCTCGGCGTCATCAGCGTTTCGGTCTGGGCCTATCTGCTGATGTGA
- a CDS encoding c-type cytochrome has translation MNSYVNMGVGAFLGTVFVLMSVSIASEGIFHSEAPEKEGFTIVAEEGTSEAGAGGAAEVEVDIKPLLLKADASAGETVFKKCASCHTADKGGANKVGPNLWGLVNRPIASHEGFSYSAGMKTFAEGGKVVWDYDHLSYFIEAPKKHVPGTAMGFAGVKKPDERANLIAWLREQADAPAALPDASAGSAEAAPAAGEAAPAAGAEGAKPAEAPATEAKPAEGQPAPAQ, from the coding sequence ATGAATTCATATGTGAACATGGGCGTGGGCGCCTTTCTGGGAACGGTCTTCGTTCTGATGTCCGTGTCCATTGCATCGGAAGGCATTTTCCATTCCGAAGCTCCCGAGAAGGAAGGCTTTACGATCGTTGCGGAAGAAGGCACGTCTGAAGCCGGTGCCGGTGGTGCCGCGGAAGTCGAAGTCGACATCAAGCCGCTGCTGCTCAAGGCCGACGCTTCTGCCGGTGAAACCGTGTTCAAGAAATGCGCAAGCTGTCACACCGCCGACAAGGGCGGCGCAAACAAAGTCGGTCCGAACCTCTGGGGCCTCGTCAACCGTCCGATCGCTTCGCATGAGGGCTTCAGCTACTCGGCCGGCATGAAGACGTTTGCCGAAGGCGGCAAGGTCGTCTGGGACTACGACCACCTCAGCTACTTCATCGAAGCACCGAAGAAGCACGTTCCGGGCACCGCCATGGGCTTTGCCGGCGTCAAGAAGCCCGACGAGCGCGCCAACCTGATCGCCTGGCTGCGCGAGCAGGCCGACGCTCCGGCAGCACTGCCGGACGCATCTGCCGGTTCTGCCGAAGCCGCACCGGCTGCCGGTGAAGCAGCACCGGCTGCTGGCGCCGAAGGTGCAAAGCCGGCCGAAGCGCCGGCAACCGAAGCCAAGCCTGCCGAAGGCCAGCCGGCACCGGCTCAATAA
- a CDS encoding 3-deoxy-manno-octulosonate cytidylyltransferase has translation MNRENSGKVIVLIPARMASTRLPGKPLADICGLPMIVQVATRAQEADVGRVVVAVDDQQVFDVVREAGFEAIMTRIDHQSGSDRIYEALQKADPNGEAEIVINVQGDLPTVEPASIRAALNPLENAATDIATLTVAIAEESEKTNPNIVKVVGSPLSDTRLRALYFTRATAPHGEGPLYHHIGLYAYRRQALERFVSLQPSVLERRESLEQLRALEAGMRIDVEIVDSVPLGVDTPVELEKARRILSARTR, from the coding sequence ATGAATCGCGAAAATTCAGGTAAAGTCATCGTGCTCATTCCGGCGCGCATGGCCTCGACACGCCTACCCGGAAAGCCGCTCGCCGATATTTGCGGCCTGCCGATGATCGTCCAGGTCGCGACCCGAGCGCAGGAAGCGGACGTCGGCCGCGTCGTCGTTGCCGTTGACGACCAGCAGGTCTTCGACGTCGTGCGCGAGGCCGGCTTCGAAGCGATAATGACCCGCATCGACCACCAGTCCGGCTCCGACCGGATCTACGAAGCGCTGCAGAAGGCCGATCCGAACGGCGAAGCCGAGATCGTCATCAACGTCCAGGGTGACCTTCCGACGGTCGAACCGGCATCGATCCGCGCGGCGCTGAACCCGCTCGAAAATGCCGCCACCGATATCGCCACGCTGACGGTGGCGATCGCCGAGGAGAGCGAGAAGACCAACCCGAACATCGTCAAGGTCGTCGGTTCGCCGCTTTCCGACACGCGCCTGCGTGCGCTCTATTTTACCCGCGCGACCGCGCCTCATGGCGAAGGCCCGCTCTATCATCACATCGGGCTCTATGCCTATCGACGGCAGGCGCTGGAACGCTTCGTCTCGCTTCAGCCCTCCGTGCTCGAACGCCGCGAATCGCTGGAGCAGCTGCGTGCGCTCGAAGCCGGCATGCGCATTGATGTCGAGATCGTCGATTCGGTCCCGCTTGGTGTGGACACGCCGGTGGAGCTGGAAAAGGCCCGCCGCATCCTGTCTGCCCGTACCCGCTGA
- a CDS encoding prephenate dehydratase, whose protein sequence is MTAKTNRISFQGDYGANSDMACRDMFPSMEPLPCQTFEDAFVAVENGNADLAMIPIENTIAGRVADIHHLLPESRLHIVGEYFMPIRFQLMVLPGVTRDEIRTVHSHIHALGQCRKIVRSNGWKPVVAGDTAGAAKLVSEKGDRSMAALAPRLAADLYGLEIIAENVEDTESNVTRFVVLSREEQRIARTSDEELIITTFVFNVRNIPAALYKAMGGFATNGINMTKLESYQLGGRFVATQFYADIEGHPDDVGVRHAMDELRFFSEKVRILGTYNAHPMRGVL, encoded by the coding sequence GTGACCGCCAAGACCAACAGGATTTCCTTCCAGGGCGACTATGGCGCCAATTCCGACATGGCCTGCCGCGACATGTTCCCGTCGATGGAGCCGCTGCCCTGCCAGACCTTCGAGGATGCCTTCGTCGCGGTCGAGAACGGCAACGCCGATCTGGCGATGATCCCGATCGAGAACACGATCGCCGGCCGGGTCGCCGACATCCATCACCTCCTGCCGGAATCGCGGCTGCACATCGTCGGCGAATATTTCATGCCGATCCGTTTTCAGCTGATGGTGCTTCCGGGTGTCACGCGTGACGAGATCCGCACCGTGCACAGCCACATCCATGCGCTCGGCCAGTGCCGCAAGATCGTGCGCTCCAACGGCTGGAAGCCGGTCGTCGCCGGCGATACGGCGGGCGCGGCAAAGCTCGTCTCCGAAAAGGGCGACCGCTCGATGGCCGCGCTCGCGCCGCGGCTTGCCGCCGATCTCTATGGCCTCGAAATCATCGCCGAGAACGTCGAGGATACCGAGAGCAACGTCACCCGCTTCGTCGTGCTGTCCCGGGAAGAGCAGCGCATCGCCCGCACCAGCGACGAAGAGCTGATCATCACCACCTTCGTCTTCAATGTCCGCAACATCCCGGCAGCGCTCTACAAGGCCATGGGCGGTTTCGCCACCAACGGCATCAACATGACCAAGCTCGAGAGCTACCAGCTTGGCGGCCGGTTCGTGGCGACGCAGTTCTATGCGGATATCGAAGGCCACCCGGATGATGTCGGCGTGCGCCATGCCATGGACGAGCTTCGCTTCTTCTCCGAAAAGGTCCGCATCCTCGGAACCTATAACGCGCACCCGATGCGCGGCGTTCTCTGA
- a CDS encoding DUF1127 domain-containing protein, protein MKIRQKIMEYAKTRRAIRELNALDDHALSDIGLSRSQIQAAVYGR, encoded by the coding sequence ATGAAGATCCGTCAGAAGATCATGGAATATGCGAAGACCCGCCGTGCGATCCGCGAGCTGAATGCTCTCGACGATCACGCACTGAGCGACATCGGTCTGTCCCGTTCGCAGATCCAGGCCGCCGTTTACGGCCGCTAA
- a CDS encoding VOC family protein, whose translation MAKANLIVLYVKDPLASVTFYRALLAQEPSVTYQTFSSFELPGGFTLGLWAEHTVAPEPAASGSRSELAFMVEDESAVRARYEDWKGKGLPIAQELTEMDFGPTFVALDPDGHRLRVCLYDS comes from the coding sequence ATGGCCAAGGCAAATCTCATCGTTCTCTACGTCAAGGACCCGCTCGCAAGCGTGACCTTCTATCGCGCGCTTCTCGCGCAGGAACCAAGCGTCACCTACCAGACCTTCTCGTCCTTCGAGCTGCCGGGTGGCTTCACGCTCGGGCTCTGGGCCGAACATACGGTCGCGCCGGAGCCGGCGGCATCGGGCAGCCGGTCGGAACTGGCCTTCATGGTGGAAGACGAGAGCGCGGTGCGCGCACGTTACGAGGATTGGAAGGGGAAAGGCCTGCCGATTGCGCAGGAATTGACCGAAATGGATTTCGGACCGACTTTCGTCGCGCTCGATCCGGATGGTCACCGGCTGCGCGTCTGCCTCTACGATTCTTAA
- a CDS encoding helix-turn-helix transcriptional regulator gives MSRSERLLDLLQVLRRYRQPVSGQRLAEETGVSLRTLYRDIASLQAQGADIEGEPGLGYVLKPGFMLPPMMFSAEEIEALVLGSRWVSKRTDDDLAGAAANALAKIAAVLPAELREELDSSTLLVGPSPPATNGIDIAALRRAIRNERKVELDYVDNDGSATQRTVWPFALGFFENVRMVMAWCELRLDFRHFRADRMQKMTVTEARYPRRRQVLMKDWRSSQNMAASKRETVGS, from the coding sequence GTGTCCCGCTCCGAACGGCTGCTCGACCTTCTGCAGGTGCTCCGGCGCTACCGCCAGCCGGTGAGCGGCCAGCGACTGGCGGAAGAAACCGGCGTCAGCCTCAGAACGCTCTACCGCGATATCGCCAGCCTCCAGGCGCAGGGCGCTGATATCGAGGGCGAACCGGGGCTCGGTTATGTGCTCAAGCCCGGCTTCATGCTGCCACCGATGATGTTTTCCGCCGAGGAGATCGAAGCCTTGGTGCTCGGCTCGCGCTGGGTCTCCAAGCGCACCGACGACGATCTCGCCGGCGCTGCCGCCAATGCGCTCGCCAAGATTGCCGCGGTGCTGCCGGCCGAACTTCGCGAGGAGCTCGACAGTTCGACCCTGCTCGTCGGCCCGAGCCCGCCGGCCACCAACGGCATCGACATCGCCGCGCTTAGGCGCGCAATCCGCAACGAGCGCAAGGTGGAACTCGACTACGTCGACAATGACGGCAGCGCGACGCAGCGCACCGTCTGGCCCTTTGCCCTCGGCTTCTTTGAGAACGTGCGCATGGTCATGGCCTGGTGCGAGCTGCGCCTGGACTTCCGGCACTTTCGCGCCGACCGCATGCAGAAGATGACGGTGACTGAGGCGCGCTATCCCCGCCGCCGGCAGGTGCTGATGAAGGATTGGCGCTCGAGCCAGAACATGGCGGCGTCGAAGCGAGAGACGGTCGGCTCCTGA